CCTCATCCATGATTAAAATCTTGGGGCGTTTCAAAAATACGCGGGCGATGGCCAGTTTCTGCTGCTGGCCACCGGAGAGTTTGTCGCCTTTGGCGCCCACCTGGTAGTTCATTCCAATTTCTATAATGGTTTCCAGCAGGTCTTCTTCAATCAGAAGCTGGATAATGCTTTGATTGATTTTCTCCTGTGCCTGGGGATTGGCTGTTTTGGTTTTCCCAAAAAAGATATTATTCAGGATGGTCTGCGAATAAATATACTCCGACAACTGATAAGAGGTAATCGCTTCAGCATCGTCGTCGGAAATTTTTTCACGAAACAATGCCCGGCCCTCCAATATAAGATTTTCTAAAAAAGCAGGTAAGGCCACCATCTTATGAATGCCGGGTACAAACCGTAATGCCAGATCCAGCAACTGCTCATGATGCTCAGCTGACAGCTCGTGCAGCTTTTTGCGCTTCAATCTTTCTACTACCAGCTTAAATTTGTCAAGCTCATCCGGTTTGATGGGGCTTTGCTCGAAGAATACCGCATCCGGCGGAAGGTTGCCGAGGATATCGACCGTCTGGCGTGCCAAATCTGCGCCCAGGCTGAGCAAGGGGCGCGTCAAATCGGCCTGCTTCATGAAGTTCAGAAAATAGGGATTCCTACTCAGTCGGGTGTGCACAAATTCGCTTTTATTTGGCGTGCCGAAAATTAAATTCTCGGCCACACTGGAGTAATAAAGATACTTATTCTCATCGAAAAATTCTACGTAATCTGCCAGTTCCTCGCCAAAATCGCGCTGGAAATTTTCACGGACCCGGATGATCACGTTAACTAAATCCTGGTTTTCATCGTGGGCCAAAATGGTATTCATGCCAAAACGCAAGACATCCACAAATATACCGGTCTGCTGGAGCACTGAAATGATATCGTCCAGGGTCGGCAGTTCGGTATCGCTTTGCCCGTTACCGTCAACTCTGGCCTTACAGGAATAAAGCAGGTTTTCTTCGATGGTTCCATCAAAAATGAAAGGACTCTGGGCCACAAAGCCCATATTGTTGACCATGTCTTTTTTCGTCAAATCGGCAACTTCTTTATCGCCGATCAAGACGTGGCCGCCGGTATATTTATAGAGCTGGCCGATGCAAAGGGCCAGAGTGCTTTTGCCGCTGCCGGAAAAACCCACCAGAGCCAGATGCTCGCCCGGATTTAAATGCAGGTTGATGCCGTCTAGCAGACGAATGCCGCTGTCGGTGACAAACGAAAGGTCTTTGACGTCAACGCTGGGCTCCAGATCGTATGCTTCGCGGTCGTCGGGCTCAATGGCATGATCGGGCAT
Above is a window of Desulfobacterales bacterium DNA encoding:
- a CDS encoding ABC transporter ATP-binding protein/permease, whose product is MKKADIPVVKRSLFSWVFPGNVKLQIILLVIIIVMVFARVLPLEMQKRIVNEAINLRDIDLLLLYCGIYLVAVIFFSGLKYLTNLLQTLITQRATANMRKELYHHILTLPLGFFRNTQPGSVVNSLVTELAMPGNFVGMAIAAPVTNILTLLAFAAYLFWLNPLLAGVSFSIYPIVVFLVPVLQRGVNRANKKRVDAARTLSSRIAESVSGIHEVHGNGAYRIENTKYDSLVDRLLKIRIVWSLYRFAVKTSNGFFISLGPFIVFLLGGYLTIKGQLQLGALVAFLSAQERLYDPWKELIEFYQVYQDGSVTYQRTMEFFDVMPDHAIEPDDREAYDLEPSVDVKDLSFVTDSGIRLLDGINLHLNPGEHLALVGFSGSGKSTLALCIGQLYKYTGGHVLIGDKEVADLTKKDMVNNMGFVAQSPFIFDGTIEENLLYSCKARVDGNGQSDTELPTLDDIISVLQQTGIFVDVLRFGMNTILAHDENQDLVNVIIRVRENFQRDFGEELADYVEFFDENKYLYYSSVAENLIFGTPNKSEFVHTRLSRNPYFLNFMKQADLTRPLLSLGADLARQTVDILGNLPPDAVFFEQSPIKPDELDKFKLVVERLKRKKLHELSAEHHEQLLDLALRFVPGIHKMVALPAFLENLILEGRALFREKISDDDAEAITSYQLSEYIYSQTILNNIFFGKTKTANPQAQEKINQSIIQLLIEEDLLETIIEIGMNYQVGAKGDKLSGGQQQKLAIARVFLKRPKILIMDEATSALDNKSQSRIQNLLETRWKKRNTVISVVHRLDTIKNYDRVAVMKAGKILEIGTYDELMARKGMLYELVGNK